From a single Fulvivirga ulvae genomic region:
- a CDS encoding helix-turn-helix domain-containing protein, translating to MATKSAYTLVNPQNGDLAFKIFTFEDASHFDHVQRLNYLSMLLITAGEATLKADFADYRVGKNSLLCFAPYQPFMLTEAEGIKGVAINFHPDFFCIHKHHKEVSCSGVLFGNIYEPPYVSLQPGERQSLLGLVDQMKVEMQNPELAQYDLLISYLKIFLINASRIKVAQQPEEKRSLEEGSAPYIIQNLKDAIEEHFRTRHSASDYAELLNISGNALAKVVKSYFNKTLTGLIAERIIIEAKRELYLTSKAIKQIAYELGFNDEYYFSRFFKNNANVSPQIYRDTVGFAKEEEY from the coding sequence ATGGCTACAAAATCTGCCTATACCTTAGTTAATCCGCAAAACGGAGATCTGGCTTTCAAAATATTTACTTTTGAAGATGCCAGCCACTTTGACCACGTTCAAAGGCTGAACTACTTGTCCATGCTATTGATCACAGCAGGTGAAGCTACCTTGAAAGCTGATTTTGCCGATTATCGCGTAGGGAAGAATAGCCTGCTTTGTTTTGCACCCTATCAGCCGTTTATGCTAACTGAGGCCGAAGGGATCAAGGGAGTTGCCATCAACTTTCATCCTGATTTCTTTTGTATCCATAAACACCATAAAGAAGTGTCGTGCAGTGGTGTTCTCTTTGGTAATATCTATGAGCCGCCGTATGTGAGTCTGCAACCCGGCGAGCGACAAAGCTTGCTTGGTCTGGTGGACCAGATGAAAGTAGAAATGCAGAATCCCGAGCTGGCTCAATATGACTTGCTGATCTCTTACCTGAAGATATTCCTGATCAATGCCTCACGCATTAAAGTGGCCCAACAGCCAGAAGAAAAACGCAGTCTCGAAGAAGGTTCTGCACCATACATCATCCAAAACCTGAAAGATGCCATTGAGGAACATTTCCGAACCAGACACTCAGCCAGTGACTATGCCGAGTTGCTCAATATCTCAGGCAATGCCCTCGCCAAAGTGGTTAAATCGTACTTCAACAAAACACTCACCGGCCTGATAGCCGAAAGGATCATTATTGAAGCTAAAAGAGAGCTTTACCTCACCTCAAAGGCCATCAAGCAAATAGCCTATGAGCTGGGTTTTAATGATGAGTATTACTTCAGCCGCTTCTTTAAAAATAATGCCAACGTCTCTCCGCAGATATACCGTGATACCGTAGGCTTTGCTAAAGAAGAAGAGTATTAG
- a CDS encoding ATP-grasp domain-containing protein: MAQCFALMGWSLPVIESMQKLNKPFVVVSFSDFEPYAKENNIPFVAYKFDEWSDTSNSLDLAEKLKPYNVDVAVPLFEETVEWAGALNSIYRGDPRVLNRAFLFRNKAMMKRKALIGGLRVGLFEEVHNREQVKQFMKRLNEANLQVGNEEDSWVHIKPFASAGTVGHRLLRSLKDIDEKVEDSDFPCLAESHLAGREFSCEAFVHRGKVKFLNITEYVKLGYSNFVPEGHYLASKRPLIHEKVQQLVDIFGIEYGMIHPEWFLTEKDELGFGEVACRIPGGHILELASKAYEFDALAAFVMCHDPSLTDEEVDALFPPQEFEPKNHFGNVMIYPHKNVIEKLEIPDELNEEPYFLDHTLVPPLSTQKIDSREGFGNHFGAVNFKGEDPDRMTELLQHYENVDFYV; the protein is encoded by the coding sequence ATGGCGCAATGTTTTGCTCTTATGGGTTGGAGTTTACCTGTCATCGAAAGCATGCAAAAACTCAACAAGCCGTTTGTAGTTGTATCTTTTAGCGATTTTGAGCCATATGCAAAGGAAAATAACATTCCTTTTGTGGCTTACAAGTTTGATGAGTGGAGTGATACCTCCAACTCACTTGACCTCGCTGAAAAGCTTAAACCTTACAATGTCGACGTGGCAGTTCCTTTATTTGAAGAAACTGTAGAATGGGCCGGAGCCTTAAACTCTATTTACAGAGGTGACCCTCGTGTACTTAACCGTGCTTTCCTGTTTAGAAATAAAGCTATGATGAAGCGTAAAGCACTAATTGGGGGTCTTCGTGTAGGGTTATTCGAAGAAGTACATAACCGCGAGCAGGTAAAGCAGTTTATGAAGCGGCTCAACGAAGCCAACCTTCAAGTGGGCAACGAAGAAGATAGCTGGGTACATATTAAGCCTTTTGCCTCCGCCGGTACTGTTGGTCACCGCCTTTTGCGCTCTCTCAAAGACATAGATGAAAAAGTGGAAGACAGCGACTTCCCCTGCCTGGCTGAAAGTCACCTGGCAGGACGTGAGTTTTCATGCGAAGCATTTGTTCACCGCGGAAAAGTAAAATTTCTCAACATCACAGAATATGTGAAGCTGGGTTATTCCAACTTTGTTCCCGAGGGTCATTACCTCGCTTCAAAGCGTCCGCTTATTCATGAAAAAGTACAGCAACTTGTGGATATTTTCGGCATTGAATATGGCATGATCCATCCGGAATGGTTCTTAACCGAAAAAGACGAGTTGGGCTTCGGCGAAGTGGCCTGTAGAATACCAGGCGGGCATATTCTCGAGCTGGCTTCCAAAGCCTATGAATTTGATGCCCTGGCCGCCTTTGTAATGTGCCACGACCCTTCTTTGACCGATGAAGAGGTGGATGCGCTCTTTCCGCCGCAGGAATTTGAGCCTAAAAACCATTTCGGCAATGTGATGATCTACCCTCACAAAAATGTGATCGAAAAACTGGAAATCCCGGATGAGCTGAACGAAGAGCCATACTTTCTGGATCATACGTTGGTACCACCTTTATCAACCCAAAAGATCGATTCGCGGGAAGGATTTGGGAATCACTTTGGAGCAGTTAACTTTAAAGGTGAGGATCCGGACAGGATGACGGAATTATTACAACACTATGAAAACGTAGACTTCTACGTTTAA
- a CDS encoding RNA polymerase sigma factor: MTREDELILFKKVRNGDKRALDMLFRSYYNTLCNFSYSIVKNTDLVEELVADIFYILWRDCKHLDIKRNLRAYLFTAVRNKSLEVIRKEQKSAGLHEELGSMYLSTETPETSLLYNELNQHYQKAYEALPEKCRQVFKLHKIDGLSYQEISDILNISIKTVENQMGKALKLIRADIAHYQLRSLPKG, encoded by the coding sequence ATGACCAGAGAAGACGAACTTATACTTTTTAAAAAGGTCCGTAATGGTGATAAAAGAGCACTTGATATGCTCTTTAGAAGCTATTATAACACACTCTGCAACTTCTCCTATTCTATTGTAAAAAATACCGACCTCGTCGAAGAACTCGTTGCAGACATTTTTTATATACTCTGGCGTGACTGCAAACATCTGGATATAAAGAGAAACCTTAGGGCCTACCTGTTTACTGCCGTCAGGAACAAATCACTTGAGGTGATCAGAAAAGAGCAAAAATCAGCTGGTTTGCATGAAGAGCTTGGCAGCATGTATCTTTCAACTGAAACCCCGGAGACCAGCCTGCTTTACAATGAACTTAATCAACACTATCAAAAGGCATACGAAGCTTTGCCTGAAAAGTGCCGGCAGGTATTCAAACTACATAAAATAGACGGGCTCAGCTACCAGGAAATCAGTGATATACTTAATATTTCGATTAAAACTGTTGAAAATCAGATGGGTAAGGCACTCAAGCTGATCCGTGCAGATATTGCTCACTACCAATTGCGATCATTACCTAAAGGTTAA
- a CDS encoding SMP-30/gluconolactonase/LRE family protein: MNKRLFKIALRACLFLTGALAIAIALALFNSNSAPLAYEPPQKPAFTGKLTRDSSLMVASTIPLAGFYGPEDFAWKDGYLYSGARRNIDEFHANGAILKTDIKTGQVSIFAKLPAWAGAIHFAPDGQLIVAAIGKGIMSVDSLGNSTLIASHDADNRSFKIPNDIDISQSGKIYFSITSHEYDFSIPAMVKIMAEARPVGGIYCYDPGTKTLETIAMGFLGINGISLTQDENAIIAVEMGAYRLTKIWLRGDKKGQREIISSNLPGFANNIVRRKNGNFWLAFSSARIDDVDNIHPYPFVKKIILGLPEVLKPQPLPFGLLLQVDENGTILKSHHDPSGKVIGEISSVYELDNNLYLGGDFLDHINVLDISEWH, translated from the coding sequence ATGAATAAGAGACTTTTTAAAATAGCACTAAGAGCATGCCTTTTTCTCACCGGAGCACTGGCTATCGCCATAGCCCTTGCACTATTTAATAGCAACTCAGCTCCACTGGCTTACGAGCCACCACAAAAACCTGCCTTTACAGGTAAGCTAACCAGAGACTCCAGTTTAATGGTAGCCTCCACCATTCCTCTTGCCGGGTTTTATGGCCCTGAAGACTTTGCGTGGAAAGATGGCTATTTGTACAGTGGTGCTCGCCGGAATATTGATGAGTTTCACGCCAACGGAGCTATTCTAAAAACGGATATAAAAACCGGTCAGGTATCAATATTTGCCAAACTACCGGCCTGGGCAGGTGCTATTCATTTTGCTCCTGACGGGCAATTGATCGTTGCTGCTATCGGCAAGGGCATCATGTCTGTAGACTCTTTGGGAAACAGCACCTTAATAGCCTCCCATGATGCCGACAACCGGTCATTCAAAATCCCGAACGATATTGACATTAGTCAAAGTGGCAAGATCTACTTCTCCATAACTTCTCATGAATACGACTTTTCCATACCGGCTATGGTCAAGATCATGGCTGAGGCACGACCCGTGGGCGGCATTTATTGCTACGACCCTGGCACCAAAACCTTAGAAACCATCGCCATGGGATTTCTTGGGATCAATGGCATCTCTTTAACCCAGGATGAAAACGCCATCATCGCAGTTGAAATGGGTGCATACCGGCTTACTAAAATATGGCTCAGGGGAGATAAAAAGGGGCAACGGGAGATCATTTCCAGCAACCTGCCCGGCTTCGCCAACAACATCGTACGTCGGAAAAATGGCAACTTCTGGCTGGCCTTTTCTTCTGCCCGCATCGATGATGTGGACAATATACACCCGTACCCATTCGTCAAGAAAATAATTTTAGGCTTGCCAGAAGTACTAAAACCTCAACCGCTTCCCTTTGGACTCTTGCTTCAGGTAGATGAAAACGGCACCATTCTCAAAAGTCATCACGATCCTAGCGGCAAGGTGATAGGGGAAATATCCTCAGTCTATGAGCTTGACAATAACCTATACCTAGGTGGAGACTTTCTGGACCACATCAATGTACTTGACATTAGTGAATGGCATTAA
- a CDS encoding RNA polymerase sigma factor — MTQQQQNSIFEDWLDRYRGMFFKVVRAYAFTLADQDDLFQEIAVQIWRSILSFRAESSAGTWVYRIALNTAMKWIRKERRHQDGQPYEHLEHLLTTKEAYTDDRLEWLYEEIARMNEADRAVTLLLLDGFSYKEMSDILGISESHIGVKIHRIKKHLITKSENYDYHGI; from the coding sequence ATGACACAACAACAGCAAAATAGCATTTTTGAAGACTGGTTGGACCGTTATCGGGGCATGTTCTTTAAGGTAGTTCGTGCCTATGCCTTTACACTGGCTGACCAGGATGATCTTTTTCAGGAAATTGCCGTTCAGATTTGGCGATCCATTCTCAGTTTCAGGGCAGAATCCAGTGCCGGTACATGGGTTTATCGCATAGCGCTTAACACAGCAATGAAATGGATAAGAAAGGAACGCCGGCATCAGGACGGGCAGCCCTATGAGCATTTGGAGCACCTTTTAACCACAAAAGAAGCCTATACCGACGACCGGCTGGAGTGGTTGTACGAGGAGATTGCCCGAATGAATGAAGCCGACCGTGCTGTAACGCTGCTGTTGCTGGATGGGTTCAGCTATAAGGAGATGTCCGATATCCTGGGTATTTCGGAAAGCCATATAGGTGTGAAGATCCATCGGATTAAAAAACATCTCATTACTAAATCAGAAAATTATGATTACCATGGAATTTGA
- the alr gene encoding alanine racemase gives MVRHSSRINLSQSALQTNFNFIRKKVGKDVIISSVVKANAYGHGIHEFVPMAEKCGINHFSVASSFEAEEVLEVCSKNTHIMIMGILYKEDIPWAVEHGIEFYVFNYDRLEIVKETAQKLNKKAVVHLEVETGANRTGLNAEDFSKALRFLKDNQDYIQFEGLCTHLGGAETLANKFKIDTQIERYNTFLDECKALDFMPRLRHMASSAAALAFEETRFDMVRIGVAQYGFWPSPDIRYLHMQQTEKISENGLRRIFTWKTDVMDLRKVKAGEFVGYGTAFQAVQETKIAVLPLGYSNGYPRALSNRGQVLIKGKKAPIVGLINMNLFMVNISHIPDVNIGDEVVLVGRQKNNVINVSSFTDTTQLLNNEMLSRLPAAIPRKAVP, from the coding sequence ATGGTAAGACATTCATCTCGTATAAACCTTAGCCAGTCGGCTTTACAGACCAATTTCAATTTCATCAGAAAGAAGGTAGGCAAAGATGTCATCATCTCCTCGGTAGTGAAAGCCAATGCTTATGGGCACGGTATCCATGAGTTTGTACCTATGGCGGAGAAGTGCGGCATTAATCATTTTTCGGTGGCTTCCTCGTTTGAAGCCGAAGAGGTGCTGGAAGTTTGCTCCAAAAATACACACATTATGATCATGGGTATCCTCTACAAAGAGGACATCCCCTGGGCGGTGGAGCATGGTATCGAATTTTATGTTTTTAATTATGACCGACTGGAAATCGTCAAAGAAACTGCTCAGAAACTAAATAAAAAGGCTGTAGTACACCTTGAAGTGGAAACCGGGGCCAATCGTACAGGGCTTAATGCAGAAGATTTTTCGAAAGCACTGAGGTTCTTAAAGGACAATCAGGACTACATACAATTTGAAGGACTTTGTACTCACCTCGGTGGAGCTGAAACATTGGCCAATAAATTTAAAATTGATACTCAGATCGAGCGCTACAACACATTTCTCGATGAATGTAAAGCTTTGGATTTTATGCCCCGTCTGCGCCATATGGCAAGCTCAGCCGCGGCACTGGCCTTTGAAGAAACCCGCTTCGACATGGTAAGGATCGGTGTGGCTCAGTACGGCTTCTGGCCCAGCCCTGACATCAGGTACCTGCACATGCAACAGACCGAAAAAATAAGCGAAAATGGCTTAAGAAGAATATTTACCTGGAAAACGGATGTTATGGATCTCCGCAAAGTAAAGGCAGGAGAGTTTGTAGGCTACGGCACTGCTTTCCAGGCGGTACAGGAGACCAAAATAGCCGTACTACCGCTAGGCTACTCCAATGGTTACCCCCGTGCCCTATCCAACCGCGGCCAGGTACTGATCAAAGGCAAAAAAGCGCCCATCGTAGGCTTGATCAACATGAACCTGTTTATGGTCAATATATCCCACATTCCCGATGTAAATATCGGTGACGAAGTAGTGCTGGTAGGCCGGCAGAAAAACAATGTAATCAATGTGAGCTCCTTCACGGACACCACACAATTGCTAAATAACGAGATGCTAAGCAGGCTACCCGCAGCTATTCCAAGGAAGGCGGTGCCGTAG
- a CDS encoding MBL fold metallo-hydrolase, giving the protein MKRILKMTLLIIVSVIGLALVTGVLFINLSPQFGAKSEGESAERIKKSPNYKDGKFHNMEETIVMKSMSYSTIPDYFTNEGKMPDWSIPVEKITGGYFNDHPDSLTRLTWFGHSAVLLEMDGQKIFLDPMLGEVPSPHPWLGSGRFNDTLPLSVDQLPHLDAVLISHDHYDHLDYGSIVALKDKVDKFYVPLGIAAHLKLWGVDAAKITELDWWQEAELKGIKLVSTPARHFSGRGLFDRYSTLWCSWVVRGERSNIFFGGDSGYDSSFKQIGEKYGPFDFTMLECGQYNEQWPEIHMMPEETVQANIDLNGKVMMPIHWGAFKLALHPWEEPVERALKKARELNVKVATPIIGQAIVLDAEIPASEWWKK; this is encoded by the coding sequence ATGAAAAGAATCCTAAAAATGACATTATTGATCATTGTATCTGTAATCGGACTTGCACTGGTCACAGGTGTGCTATTTATCAACCTTTCGCCGCAGTTCGGGGCAAAAAGTGAAGGTGAAAGTGCAGAGAGAATAAAAAAATCGCCCAACTATAAAGACGGGAAGTTCCATAATATGGAAGAAACGATAGTCATGAAAAGCATGAGCTATAGTACTATCCCCGATTACTTTACCAATGAGGGGAAAATGCCTGACTGGTCCATACCGGTTGAAAAGATCACTGGCGGATATTTCAATGATCACCCTGATTCACTAACCAGACTCACCTGGTTTGGTCACTCTGCTGTGCTGCTTGAAATGGATGGGCAAAAGATATTTCTCGATCCGATGCTTGGTGAAGTGCCTTCACCGCACCCATGGTTAGGTTCCGGAAGGTTCAATGATACTCTTCCCCTGTCTGTTGATCAACTACCTCATCTGGATGCTGTTCTGATATCCCACGACCACTATGATCATCTTGATTACGGATCTATCGTAGCCCTGAAAGATAAGGTGGATAAATTTTATGTTCCCTTGGGTATAGCAGCACATTTGAAGCTCTGGGGGGTAGATGCAGCAAAAATAACCGAACTTGACTGGTGGCAGGAGGCGGAGCTTAAGGGGATAAAGCTGGTATCTACACCCGCCCGACATTTTTCAGGCCGTGGCCTTTTCGATCGCTACAGCACATTATGGTGTTCATGGGTAGTGCGGGGAGAGCGTAGCAACATTTTTTTCGGCGGCGATTCCGGGTATGACAGCAGCTTTAAGCAAATTGGTGAAAAATACGGCCCTTTTGACTTTACCATGCTGGAATGCGGCCAGTACAACGAGCAGTGGCCTGAAATACACATGATGCCCGAAGAGACCGTGCAGGCCAATATCGATCTTAATGGTAAGGTGATGATGCCAATCCACTGGGGAGCTTTTAAGCTAGCCCTGCACCCCTGGGAAGAGCCTGTGGAACGAGCCCTGAAAAAGGCCAGGGAATTAAACGTAAAGGTAGCAACACCCATAATCGGCCAGGCCATAGTTTTGGATGCAGAGATTCCGGCATCGGAGTGGTGGAAGAAGTAA
- a CDS encoding Crp/Fnr family transcriptional regulator: MITQYKNVLKQGISSMLPLKEEELNAIVDQFKFQEVAKHGHLLSGGQVSKRFYYIIDGLVRVYYLQDDREVTTFLATNNCFVTSPVSFIRQVRSDDFIQCLEDTVVASISYNKMQELHEQVPAWNAVTRQFMEQNLLCLSERFLKQHNIKARDKYLKFLSTTPARIVQRTPIQHIASFLGITPESLSRIRKELATEA, from the coding sequence ATGATAACGCAGTACAAAAACGTATTGAAGCAAGGTATTTCTTCCATGCTTCCTTTGAAAGAAGAGGAACTGAATGCCATAGTGGATCAATTTAAATTTCAGGAGGTCGCTAAGCATGGCCACTTGCTTAGTGGCGGGCAGGTCAGCAAGCGCTTTTATTATATCATTGATGGTCTGGTGAGGGTATATTATTTGCAGGATGACCGGGAGGTAACTACATTTTTGGCTACCAACAACTGCTTCGTCACTTCTCCGGTAAGTTTTATCAGGCAGGTGAGGTCTGATGATTTCATCCAGTGCCTGGAAGATACCGTGGTGGCCTCCATTAGTTATAACAAAATGCAGGAGCTGCATGAACAGGTACCGGCATGGAATGCGGTAACCAGACAGTTTATGGAACAAAACCTGCTTTGCCTTTCTGAGAGGTTTCTCAAGCAGCACAACATTAAAGCCCGGGACAAATACCTGAAGTTTTTAAGCACTACGCCTGCCCGTATAGTGCAGCGCACTCCTATTCAGCATATCGCTTCCTTTCTGGGTATTACGCCGGAGTCGCTCAGCCGGATAAGAAAAGAGTTGGCTACGGAGGCATAG
- a CDS encoding phosphatase PAP2 family protein, whose translation MLPTIKKGQLLLVLLLITLTAHAQNDTIKTTLKWHQRQSFKIAAVPVFLTAAALTTMSVDQHTDVSKYNIQSEFLEEPQMIRTNIDDKLRYAPVAMVYGLNLVGIGGKNNFGERTIILAKSILIQHIITTAMKRGFHMDRPGGGGYSFPSAHTARAFATATFMHYEYKDVSPWYSVAGYSFAAATGALRVVNNHHWLPDVLVGAGVGILSTKLVYLTHKHKLTKWLDKWGNKDKKENRLTLLPSYTGEGPGVYLNLKL comes from the coding sequence ATGCTACCAACTATCAAAAAAGGGCAGTTACTGCTTGTATTACTGCTCATTACCTTAACTGCCCATGCGCAAAATGATACCATAAAAACAACACTGAAATGGCACCAAAGACAGTCCTTTAAAATAGCTGCCGTGCCTGTGTTCTTAACAGCTGCGGCGCTTACCACAATGTCTGTTGATCAGCACACTGATGTAAGTAAATACAACATTCAGAGTGAATTTCTGGAAGAACCGCAAATGATCCGTACCAATATAGATGATAAGTTACGTTATGCTCCCGTAGCGATGGTTTATGGTCTCAATCTCGTAGGAATCGGAGGGAAGAATAACTTCGGAGAGCGTACCATTATACTGGCGAAATCTATCCTTATACAACATATTATAACTACCGCTATGAAACGTGGCTTCCATATGGATCGCCCGGGTGGAGGAGGTTATTCTTTTCCTTCTGCTCACACCGCGCGCGCATTTGCCACCGCCACTTTTATGCATTATGAATACAAAGACGTGAGCCCCTGGTATAGCGTGGCAGGTTACTCCTTTGCAGCAGCTACCGGTGCCCTTAGAGTTGTAAATAACCACCACTGGCTTCCGGATGTATTAGTAGGTGCAGGAGTAGGCATACTTAGCACCAAACTTGTGTACCTCACCCATAAACACAAACTGACCAAATGGCTCGACAAATGGGGTAATAAAGATAAAAAAGAGAACAGACTAACTCTCCTGCCGTCCTACACAGGCGAAGGCCCCGGTGTTTATTTGAATTTGAAGCTGTAG
- a CDS encoding DinB family protein, with product MKTASETLIADLIERTRQHLNEVEKFKTLTLKELNWRSAHNSWSILECIEHLNLYGDFYLPEIAKRISASKHGPAEFFKSGIIGNYFAEGMLPKEKLNKMKTFRDKNPLGSKLDISTLDRFIDQQKKTLELLDKARHKDLTKIKTAISITKLLKLRLGDTFRVVIYHNQRHLMQAAKVLAGQKKTNLATA from the coding sequence ATGAAGACAGCATCAGAAACATTAATAGCCGACCTTATTGAAAGAACAAGACAGCACCTGAATGAAGTAGAGAAATTCAAAACCCTCACGTTAAAAGAGCTAAACTGGAGAAGCGCCCACAACAGTTGGAGTATACTGGAATGCATAGAGCACCTCAACTTATACGGTGATTTTTATCTGCCCGAAATAGCCAAAAGGATCTCTGCAAGTAAGCACGGGCCTGCTGAATTTTTCAAAAGCGGGATCATTGGCAACTATTTCGCAGAAGGCATGCTACCAAAGGAGAAGCTCAACAAAATGAAGACCTTCAGGGATAAGAACCCGTTGGGCAGCAAACTCGACATCAGTACTCTGGACAGGTTTATTGATCAGCAGAAGAAGACGCTGGAACTGCTCGATAAGGCGAGGCATAAAGACCTGACCAAAATCAAAACTGCCATCAGTATCACTAAACTGTTGAAGTTGCGCCTGGGAGATACGTTTAGGGTGGTTATCTATCACAACCAGCGGCATTTGATGCAGGCTGCTAAAGTACTTGCAGGGCAGAAGAAAACCAATTTGGCAACAGCATGA
- a CDS encoding FecR family protein produces MIPENALIKFLADEANENDIDQLHQWLSKDTKNHKILTEWMDAYYHQYQNEVEFDVIKGFDRLNHKINEQSPVSTRRKIHDFTYWMKLAAAITIPVLITLIFFLNNPMRSTQVSMVEKSNPYGQKSIIQLSDGTIVKLNAGSSIRYPEKFSPQERKVYLKGEAFFEVTRDTERPFLVMTDDIETKVLGTSFNISAYQQDAAITVSVATGKVSVSHAGDSQVYLEPSEQARFVKKEKQLLKSKINLENTLAWKDNVLLFDGSSFTEVAQKLEMWYGIDVDLKNTGTAKCSITGKFKNENLINVLEAISLSTGINYEKKDDKVTFKGKCK; encoded by the coding sequence GTGATACCGGAAAACGCACTGATAAAATTCCTGGCTGATGAAGCCAACGAAAATGACATTGATCAACTGCATCAATGGCTTTCTAAAGACACTAAAAACCACAAAATTCTTACAGAATGGATGGACGCATATTATCATCAATACCAAAACGAAGTGGAATTTGACGTGATCAAAGGCTTTGACCGGCTTAATCATAAAATAAACGAACAATCACCGGTATCAACCAGGCGAAAAATACATGATTTTACTTACTGGATGAAACTTGCAGCCGCTATAACCATCCCGGTGCTGATAACTCTGATCTTCTTTTTAAACAACCCTATGAGATCAACACAGGTAAGCATGGTGGAAAAGAGCAATCCCTATGGTCAAAAATCTATCATCCAGCTAAGTGATGGTACTATTGTTAAGTTAAATGCGGGAAGTTCCATCCGCTATCCTGAGAAGTTTTCTCCGCAGGAAAGGAAAGTTTATTTAAAGGGAGAAGCTTTTTTTGAGGTGACCAGAGATACAGAAAGGCCATTCCTGGTGATGACTGACGATATAGAAACAAAAGTACTTGGCACTTCTTTTAATATATCTGCCTACCAGCAAGACGCAGCAATTACAGTATCTGTAGCTACGGGCAAGGTTTCCGTTTCCCATGCCGGCGATAGCCAGGTATACCTCGAACCTTCCGAGCAGGCCCGGTTTGTAAAAAAAGAAAAGCAACTGTTAAAAAGTAAAATTAACCTGGAAAACACGCTGGCATGGAAAGATAACGTGCTCTTGTTTGATGGCTCTTCTTTTACTGAAGTTGCACAAAAACTGGAAATGTGGTACGGCATAGATGTAGACCTTAAAAATACGGGAACGGCAAAATGTTCCATCACCGGAAAATTTAAAAATGAAAACCTTATAAATGTGCTGGAAGCCATCAGCCTGAGTACCGGCATCAACTATGAGAAAAAAGATGACAAAGTAACCTTTAAAGGAAAATGCAAATAA
- a CDS encoding carboxymuconolactone decarboxylase family protein, which translates to MQRIPALNPETTTGKTKELFNAVQGKLGVVPNLMRTLGNSPAVLNSYLSFSGALGESSIGAKLGEQIALTVANANGCEYCNAAHSYIGEKLVKLDAETIAAAREGRATDAKSEAALTFARTILEKKGKVSDEDVAELRDAGYSDAAIAEIIAHTALNIFTNYFNNATKVVVDFPEVELVETAAV; encoded by the coding sequence ATGCAAAGAATTCCAGCACTTAACCCCGAAACAACTACAGGAAAAACAAAAGAATTGTTTAACGCAGTACAAGGTAAGTTAGGAGTAGTACCGAACCTGATGCGTACTTTGGGCAACTCACCTGCCGTACTCAATAGCTACCTGTCATTCAGCGGAGCTTTGGGTGAAAGCTCTATTGGCGCCAAGCTTGGCGAACAGATTGCGCTCACCGTAGCCAACGCCAACGGATGTGAGTATTGTAATGCTGCTCACAGCTACATTGGAGAGAAGCTTGTTAAGCTTGATGCAGAGACTATAGCTGCAGCCCGTGAAGGAAGAGCTACTGATGCGAAGTCTGAAGCGGCCCTTACTTTTGCCCGCACTATTTTGGAAAAGAAAGGTAAAGTAAGTGATGAGGATGTAGCTGAGCTTAGAGACGCAGGTTATAGCGATGCAGCAATTGCAGAAATCATTGCGCACACAGCACTGAACATCTTTACCAACTATTTCAATAACGCAACCAAAGTAGTGGTGGACTTCCCGGAAGTTGAATTGGTTGAAACTGCCGCTGTTTAA
- a CDS encoding Crp/Fnr family transcriptional regulator, whose protein sequence is MNLITHLHDKIEEAGLWESYPVLSRNEHLKVRGSVDTRLYYVISGTLRVYVVDEFEEHTIRFGYQGSFIAALDSFITEKPSDFYIQALKKTELKMISKAAYTQFMQSDAENLRLWHAILEQLVYQQMERERDLLTSSPLERYERVLKRSPQLFQEVPHKYIASYLRMTPETLSRIKKS, encoded by the coding sequence ATGAACCTGATCACTCACCTTCACGATAAAATTGAAGAGGCAGGGCTTTGGGAAAGTTATCCGGTGCTGAGTCGCAATGAGCATCTTAAGGTTAGGGGAAGTGTTGATACCCGATTGTACTATGTAATCTCCGGTACATTGAGAGTCTATGTGGTTGATGAGTTTGAAGAACACACCATACGATTTGGCTATCAGGGCTCATTCATTGCCGCTCTGGACTCGTTCATTACCGAAAAACCTTCTGATTTTTATATTCAGGCACTGAAAAAGACCGAGCTCAAAATGATCTCCAAAGCTGCCTACACGCAGTTTATGCAAAGCGATGCTGAAAACCTCAGGTTATGGCATGCCATACTTGAGCAACTGGTTTACCAGCAGATGGAAAGGGAGCGAGACCTGCTCACCTCTTCGCCATTGGAACGCTATGAAAGGGTATTAAAACGTAGTCCGCAGCTTTTTCAGGAAGTGCCTCATAAATACATTGCCTCCTATCTGCGCATGACCCCTGAGACGCTCTCCAGAATTAAAAAGTCTTGA